In Solobacterium moorei, a single genomic region encodes these proteins:
- a CDS encoding ABC transporter permease, protein MIFILQKTLIFTIPLLIVALAGMFAERSGIINIALDGIMIFGAFIGAVVTLLLRQNVPFFVDHNQIMFVVAMLAAAVAGALFSLLLSVSAIKFKADQTIAGTALNLLAPAIALFFIKVFTSKDQLEMGTAVDSLGQRHDFGYVIQNKEVSGVFAVLFDKAYISTFIAIALFIILSIFLYKTKTGLRLRACGEHPQAADSVGINVYKMRYLGTTISGALGGFGGYLYIATVANGTASGAVAGMGFLAMAIMIFGNWSPLGVAFGSLMFGFLKCLSVVYNQIPFTKNLPLPMYFYNIIPYLVVLIVLGFSSGKSRAPKAEGIPYDKGTR, encoded by the coding sequence ATGATTTTTATTCTTCAGAAAACATTGATTTTTACCATTCCGCTATTGATTGTTGCCTTAGCAGGTATGTTTGCAGAACGTAGTGGTATCATCAACATCGCATTAGATGGTATCATGATTTTCGGTGCTTTCATTGGTGCGGTTGTGACATTATTATTACGACAGAATGTTCCGTTCTTTGTTGATCATAATCAAATCATGTTTGTGGTAGCGATGCTTGCGGCAGCCGTTGCAGGTGCATTATTCTCGCTTCTATTATCTGTATCTGCGATTAAGTTTAAAGCAGATCAGACAATCGCTGGTACAGCATTAAATCTTCTTGCACCAGCTATTGCACTCTTCTTCATCAAGGTATTTACAAGTAAAGACCAGTTAGAGATGGGTACAGCTGTTGACTCCCTAGGACAACGTCATGACTTTGGTTATGTCATCCAAAATAAGGAAGTGAGTGGTGTCTTTGCGGTACTATTTGATAAGGCTTATATTTCAACCTTTATCGCGATTGCATTATTTATTATCCTATCTATCTTCTTATACAAGACTAAGACAGGCTTGCGCTTGCGTGCATGTGGTGAACATCCACAGGCTGCTGACTCTGTAGGTATCAATGTCTATAAGATGCGTTATCTTGGTACAACAATCTCTGGTGCATTAGGTGGATTTGGTGGTTACTTATACATTGCGACAGTTGCTAATGGTACAGCATCTGGTGCGGTAGCCGGCATGGGATTCTTGGCAATGGCTATCATGATTTTTGGTAACTGGTCACCACTTGGTGTTGCCTTTGGATCCTTGATGTTTGGATTCTTGAAGTGTTTAAGTGTAGTTTATAACCAGATTCCATTTACAAAAAACTTACCATTACCAATGTATTTCTATAATATCATTCCTTATCTAGTCGTATTAATTGTTTTAGGATTCTCTAGCGGAAAATCAAGAGCGCCTAAGGCGGAAGGTATTCCTTACGATAAGGGGACACGTTAA
- a CDS encoding ABC transporter permease: MKNKNKKSSEGLKSLSASLLCIFGGIFVGFVVLVLLSVFNPRIGFAEAVHGILVVLGGPFSGGGNSLFQFGNMLFNATPLILTGLSACIAFKTGLFNIGTPGQYLMGAMVTLIVSLSIPSASVPSPVIWLLALISGTLAGALWGAIPGFFKAYLNVNEVIVCIMTNWIAANVVSWVFNGSKFINVAESKVNFIMKTEVNNIATATFGLDKIFSGGSVVSYADASIFLAICVAIALYVVMNKTTFGYELKACGFNRDGAKYAGMNEKRNLLLAMAIAGGLAAMGASIWCLNGHQDFKWETYQTLPVDGFNGIPAALLAGNNPIGIIFTAIFLKYINVGGSNLAANTAFNEYVSQLMIAMIVYFSGFARYISMLLSTKKKSLQEIETEIKNSKEEKK, encoded by the coding sequence ATGAAAAATAAGAATAAAAAATCCTCTGAAGGCTTGAAGTCGCTAAGTGCTTCTTTACTATGCATCTTCGGCGGTATCTTTGTTGGATTTGTCGTCCTCGTATTACTATCTGTATTTAATCCACGTATTGGATTTGCAGAAGCGGTACACGGTATTCTTGTCGTCCTCGGTGGACCATTCTCTGGTGGGGGTAACTCATTATTCCAGTTTGGTAATATGTTGTTTAATGCAACTCCATTAATTCTAACGGGTTTATCTGCATGTATTGCATTTAAGACAGGATTATTTAATATCGGTACTCCAGGACAGTACTTAATGGGTGCGATGGTAACATTAATTGTTTCATTATCTATTCCATCCGCTTCTGTTCCTTCACCAGTCATTTGGTTACTTGCATTAATCTCTGGTACGTTAGCAGGTGCACTATGGGGTGCGATTCCAGGTTTCTTCAAAGCATATCTGAATGTTAACGAAGTTATCGTTTGTATTATGACAAACTGGATTGCAGCGAATGTAGTCAGCTGGGTATTTAATGGTTCTAAGTTTATTAACGTCGCGGAGTCAAAAGTAAACTTCATCATGAAGACGGAAGTAAACAATATCGCAACAGCAACATTTGGCTTAGATAAGATCTTCTCTGGCGGTTCGGTTGTATCCTATGCAGATGCAAGTATCTTCTTAGCAATCTGCGTAGCTATTGCACTTTATGTTGTGATGAATAAGACAACGTTTGGATATGAACTGAAGGCTTGTGGATTCAACCGTGATGGTGCAAAGTATGCAGGCATGAACGAAAAGAGAAATCTACTTCTAGCAATGGCTATCGCTGGTGGTCTTGCGGCAATGGGTGCTTCTATTTGGTGCCTGAATGGTCATCAAGACTTTAAGTGGGAAACATACCAGACATTACCGGTAGATGGATTCAATGGTATCCCGGCAGCCTTGCTGGCAGGAAATAATCCTATCGGTATTATCTTTACTGCAATTTTCTTAAAGTATATCAACGTGGGTGGATCAAACCTTGCGGCGAATACTGCCTTCAACGAATATGTATCTCAATTAATGATAGCAATGATAGTATACTTCTCAGGCTTTGCAAGATATATCAGTATGTTATTAAGCACAAAGAAGAAATCCTTACAGGAAATTGAGACAGAAATCAAAAATAGCAAGGAGGAAAAGAAATGA
- a CDS encoding ABC transporter ATP-binding protein — protein MDEKLVHESPYIIEMRNITKIFPGIIANDNITLQLKKGEIHALLGENGAGKSTLMSVLFGLYQPEEGQIYKNGKPVQINNPNDANDLGIGMVHQHFKLVQVFTVLENIILGVETTKLGFISKKEARKKVVALSKSYGLNVDPDALVENITVGMQQRTEILKMLYRDNDILIFDEPTAVLTPQEIEELMQIMKSLAKERKSILFITHKLNEIMQVADRCSVLRKGAYIGTVDVKNTTKEELSNMMVGRDVKFVVDKKESSPAEEVLELENLCVFDKIHKKDSIHDVSFKVRKGEIVCIAGIDGNGQTELVHAITGLEKIKGGKVKLNINGEMRDVSHTSIRYKNTHGISHIPEDRHKHGLILDYTLEQNLVLQRYLEPEFQSHGMIRFKEVRKYAERLIQEYDVRSGQGPITISRSMSGGNQQKAIIARELDRKHNLLIAVQPTRGLDVGAIEYIHKQIIQSRDSGAGVLLVSLELDEVMNLSDRILVMYEGEIVGELDPKKTTVQELGLYMADAKRNGKEEKNDEK, from the coding sequence ATGGATGAAAAGTTAGTTCATGAATCTCCCTATATTATTGAAATGCGCAATATTACCAAGATTTTCCCTGGTATTATCGCGAATGACAATATCACTTTACAGTTAAAGAAGGGTGAAATTCATGCACTTTTGGGTGAGAATGGTGCGGGTAAGAGTACTCTGATGAGTGTTCTTTTCGGTCTATATCAACCAGAAGAGGGACAGATTTATAAGAATGGAAAGCCAGTTCAAATCAACAATCCAAATGATGCGAATGATTTGGGTATTGGAATGGTCCACCAGCACTTTAAGCTAGTACAGGTGTTTACTGTTTTAGAGAATATTATTCTCGGTGTTGAAACGACAAAGCTTGGCTTTATTAGTAAGAAAGAGGCACGCAAGAAGGTTGTTGCATTATCCAAATCCTATGGATTAAACGTAGACCCTGATGCGTTAGTTGAAAATATTACGGTAGGTATGCAGCAGCGTACAGAAATCCTAAAGATGCTATACCGTGATAATGATATCTTGATTTTTGATGAGCCTACAGCTGTATTAACACCACAGGAAATTGAAGAACTCATGCAAATCATGAAGAGTCTTGCAAAGGAAAGAAAATCTATCTTATTTATCACGCATAAGTTAAATGAAATTATGCAGGTAGCAGATCGATGCTCAGTACTTCGTAAAGGTGCGTATATCGGTACGGTTGACGTTAAGAATACAACGAAGGAAGAACTATCCAATATGATGGTTGGTCGTGATGTTAAGTTTGTCGTAGATAAGAAGGAAAGTAGTCCTGCAGAGGAAGTATTAGAACTGGAGAACTTATGTGTCTTTGATAAGATTCATAAGAAGGATAGTATCCACGATGTATCTTTCAAGGTACGTAAGGGTGAAATTGTTTGTATCGCAGGTATTGATGGAAATGGCCAAACAGAGCTAGTACATGCAATCACTGGTCTTGAAAAGATTAAGGGTGGTAAGGTAAAACTCAATATTAACGGTGAAATGAGGGATGTATCTCATACTTCGATTCGTTATAAGAATACGCATGGTATTTCTCATATTCCGGAAGATCGTCATAAACATGGTTTAATTTTGGATTACACTTTAGAACAAAACTTAGTTCTACAACGATATCTTGAACCGGAGTTCCAAAGTCATGGCATGATTCGTTTCAAGGAAGTTAGAAAGTATGCGGAAAGACTCATTCAAGAATACGATGTACGCAGTGGTCAAGGACCGATTACAATTTCTCGTAGTATGTCTGGTGGTAACCAACAGAAGGCTATTATTGCGCGTGAATTAGACCGTAAACACAATCTATTGATTGCTGTACAGCCTACTCGTGGTCTAGACGTTGGTGCGATTGAGTATATTCATAAACAGATTATTCAAAGCCGTGATAGTGGAGCAGGTGTATTACTTGTTTCTCTAGAATTAGATGAGGTTATGAACTTATCTGATCGTATTCTTGTTATGTATGAAGGTGAAATCGTTGGTGAATTAGATCCAAAGAAGACAACTGTACAAGAGTTAGGTCTATACATGGCTGATGCGAAGCGTAATGGTAAGGAGGAGAAGAACGATGAAAAATAA